One window from the genome of Streptomyces sp. NBC_00708 encodes:
- a CDS encoding site-specific integrase, whose amino-acid sequence MTAIIGDLPTRRWLPRHDDPAIASEWVVTGYTGPIACYGASVWSLAPLSDNPSASRESIHWEVFPADTREEFRLLAWSLINGTLPRSFLRQRSPGWRARVCGGKVYATLWWWRTLARWLDQQGITTLAATSPGLFADFAASVKDKGRSRSHVAAALTALTRLWAFDQVSPLPREVPEPLWVKEGVDDYLPAATKTGENSTDPITEATMGPLLIWAMRMVDDFADDILAAWGERQRLRSAAQQNVATPASLTALKDFLDPLVDGRPFPASVVSGRIVCAGNYIAGITGASLDQVANLLYRRRHMREYVRQYPGPCPLGVPITGTLEGAPWRTPIDYNEAAALMRHLGTACFIVIAYLTGMRPGEVLGLRTGCCPDTEEGRHLIRGNVYKTARDDDGHHLSSGELRDVPWVAIAPVVNAIRVLERCVPEGSLLFDQRIHDLLSSRAGTGSLAVNTMRGRVEDFVSWANEETARLNRPGDVIQPDPHGNLGTGRFRRTLAWHIARRPGGLVALAIQYGHMRTSVSVGYASRSRDGIHDLLDVETARATIDTVAGLHADLEDGAGVSGPAARRAIDAAAQAPRFVGTVVSLRQARKVLANPDLAVHDNPHAFLMCVYKRDKALCHRDGIKDAPRLDHCVSACANISRTDRQADQLQQRAAELELKARHVPGELAKRLRANASRMRDAAGRHLQTRITLKEDDQ is encoded by the coding sequence GTGACCGCCATCATCGGTGACCTCCCTACTAGACGCTGGCTGCCCAGGCACGACGACCCGGCCATCGCATCCGAGTGGGTCGTGACGGGCTACACCGGGCCTATCGCCTGCTACGGCGCCTCCGTCTGGTCGCTGGCTCCTCTCAGCGACAACCCCAGCGCCTCCCGGGAAAGCATTCACTGGGAGGTGTTCCCGGCCGATACCCGAGAGGAGTTCCGCCTCCTGGCATGGAGTCTCATCAATGGAACGCTGCCCCGCAGCTTCCTGCGTCAACGATCACCTGGTTGGCGAGCCCGTGTCTGTGGCGGAAAGGTCTACGCGACGCTGTGGTGGTGGCGGACCCTGGCCAGATGGCTGGATCAACAGGGGATCACCACGCTGGCCGCTACATCCCCTGGCCTCTTCGCGGACTTCGCCGCTTCCGTCAAGGACAAAGGCCGTTCCCGCAGCCACGTAGCCGCCGCCCTGACCGCGCTTACACGCTTGTGGGCATTCGACCAGGTCAGTCCACTGCCCAGGGAGGTTCCCGAGCCGCTATGGGTGAAGGAAGGGGTGGACGATTACCTGCCTGCGGCCACCAAGACTGGTGAGAACTCCACCGATCCGATCACGGAAGCCACCATGGGGCCGCTGTTGATCTGGGCCATGCGGATGGTCGACGACTTCGCCGACGACATCCTCGCCGCCTGGGGAGAGCGCCAGCGGCTGCGGAGTGCTGCACAGCAAAACGTAGCCACTCCCGCCTCTCTCACAGCATTGAAGGACTTCCTTGATCCGCTCGTGGATGGCCGCCCCTTCCCGGCCTCTGTCGTCAGTGGTCGCATCGTCTGTGCGGGCAACTACATCGCCGGTATCACCGGCGCGTCGCTGGATCAGGTCGCGAACCTCTTGTACAGACGTCGGCACATGCGCGAGTACGTGAGGCAATACCCCGGTCCCTGCCCACTAGGTGTGCCGATCACAGGCACCCTCGAAGGGGCCCCCTGGCGGACACCGATCGATTACAACGAGGCCGCTGCACTCATGCGCCACTTGGGCACCGCCTGCTTCATCGTCATCGCCTATCTCACCGGCATGAGACCCGGTGAGGTTCTCGGGCTGAGAACGGGTTGCTGCCCGGACACCGAAGAGGGACGGCACCTCATCCGCGGCAACGTCTACAAGACCGCGCGCGACGACGACGGTCACCATCTGTCGTCGGGAGAGCTCCGTGACGTCCCGTGGGTGGCCATCGCCCCTGTCGTCAACGCCATCCGGGTCCTAGAGCGTTGCGTCCCGGAGGGCTCTCTGCTGTTCGACCAGCGTATCCACGACCTGCTCAGCAGCAGGGCAGGAACCGGTTCACTGGCCGTGAACACGATGAGGGGCAGGGTCGAAGACTTCGTCTCTTGGGCCAACGAGGAGACCGCGCGTCTGAACAGACCCGGCGATGTCATCCAGCCTGATCCGCACGGCAATCTGGGCACTGGACGCTTCCGGCGAACATTGGCTTGGCACATCGCTCGGAGGCCGGGTGGCCTGGTTGCCCTGGCGATCCAGTACGGACATATGCGTACCTCAGTCAGTGTCGGGTATGCCTCCCGAAGCCGGGACGGCATCCACGATCTCCTCGACGTGGAAACCGCTCGCGCCACCATCGATACGGTTGCCGGCCTGCACGCGGACCTGGAAGACGGGGCGGGCGTCTCTGGTCCGGCCGCCCGCCGAGCCATCGATGCAGCCGCCCAGGCCCCCCGATTCGTAGGCACTGTGGTCTCCCTGCGGCAGGCCCGCAAGGTGCTGGCCAACCCCGATCTCGCCGTCCACGACAACCCTCATGCGTTCCTGATGTGTGTCTACAAACGGGACAAGGCCTTGTGTCACCGCGACGGCATCAAGGACGCTCCGAGGCTGGACCATTGCGTCAGCGCCTGCGCGAATATCTCGCGCACCGACCGTCAGGCCGATCAGCTTCAGCAACGGGCCGCCGAGCTGGAGCTGAAGGCACGACACGTTCCCGGCGAGCTCGCCAAACGGCTCCGCGCGAATGCTAGCCGAATGAGGGACGCCGCCGGCAGACATCTTCAGACCCGCATCACGCTCAAGGAGGACGACCAGTGA
- a CDS encoding site-specific integrase yields MTKWRVFWVPRARAEVPVGIEVLEGWEDLAEREESVGVRPGDPILLAPDYRVDEVLGLYFGSRSFAGYTRETKRNYATDLCLFFNFLWLRGKLWTQAIEGDLEDYQYWRQESPANPVPVGDAKWNRELAALTGLYKWASKCGNRFVARNPVQTHQVMGRRGEMVSVPALRAKGAKKSNVHWLTPRAFRRWVDVGLRGYTRDGLPGPRWVGRLEDRNVSYAHLLSSSGMRRLEGGSLLTFEVPSLRLEGGRYYAGRVAAAVTRSKKSRTFYASAGAVGEVESYIESSRAAVIRNAQAAGRYDGLSDMRMVTKVTGGPRRVVHWCDRNGVIGATELNRATDLDRMAFYTEGPRGPEPLWLWLNERGLPFLPHSWDGVFATANNRCREVLAPEGRRPAGVVPGVVEAPYLTVHGCRHSFALYMLVILHHLMDERFGLSPEERRDYRLLYGDPWRMVQDLLGHASRETTVEHYLAPVADLQLRSLLATASVSEAGEAPGSLDSVFARLAREAEGIQDIDDRMQVVS; encoded by the coding sequence GTGACGAAGTGGCGTGTGTTTTGGGTACCTCGGGCGCGGGCGGAGGTACCTGTAGGCATCGAAGTGCTGGAAGGCTGGGAGGATCTGGCCGAGCGCGAGGAGTCGGTGGGGGTCCGCCCGGGAGACCCGATCCTCCTAGCACCGGACTACCGCGTTGATGAGGTGCTGGGGCTGTACTTCGGTAGTCGGTCATTCGCGGGCTATACGCGGGAGACGAAGCGTAATTACGCCACCGACCTTTGCTTGTTCTTCAACTTTCTTTGGCTCAGGGGAAAGCTTTGGACACAGGCTATCGAGGGTGACCTGGAGGACTACCAGTATTGGCGACAGGAATCCCCTGCCAATCCGGTTCCTGTGGGGGACGCGAAGTGGAACCGGGAACTGGCTGCGCTGACGGGTTTGTACAAGTGGGCCAGCAAGTGCGGGAACCGGTTCGTCGCGAGAAATCCGGTACAGACGCATCAAGTCATGGGCCGTCGCGGAGAGATGGTGTCGGTCCCCGCGCTGAGGGCGAAGGGCGCCAAGAAGAGCAACGTGCACTGGCTGACGCCTAGGGCCTTCCGACGCTGGGTCGACGTCGGACTGCGCGGCTACACTCGCGACGGACTTCCGGGCCCGCGCTGGGTCGGTCGGCTGGAGGACCGCAATGTCTCCTACGCACACCTGCTCAGCAGCTCGGGAATGCGCAGGCTGGAGGGCGGTTCCCTGCTGACGTTCGAGGTCCCGTCCTTGCGCTTGGAGGGCGGCCGCTACTACGCGGGCCGGGTGGCGGCAGCGGTGACACGGTCGAAGAAGTCGCGCACGTTCTACGCCTCAGCCGGTGCTGTCGGGGAGGTTGAAAGCTACATAGAGTCTTCCCGGGCGGCGGTGATCCGCAATGCGCAGGCCGCAGGCCGCTATGACGGGCTCTCCGACATGAGGATGGTTACCAAGGTCACTGGCGGGCCGCGTAGGGTCGTGCACTGGTGCGACCGGAACGGCGTCATCGGGGCGACCGAGCTAAACCGGGCAACGGACCTCGACCGCATGGCGTTCTACACCGAAGGGCCGCGAGGGCCAGAGCCGCTGTGGTTGTGGCTGAACGAGCGAGGGCTGCCGTTTCTGCCGCACTCGTGGGACGGCGTGTTCGCTACGGCCAACAACCGGTGCCGGGAAGTGCTGGCTCCGGAGGGCCGTCGCCCGGCGGGGGTGGTGCCAGGGGTAGTGGAAGCGCCCTATCTGACGGTCCACGGATGCCGGCACAGCTTCGCCCTCTACATGCTCGTGATCTTGCACCACCTGATGGACGAGCGGTTCGGCCTGAGTCCGGAGGAACGGCGCGACTACCGGCTGCTTTACGGCGATCCGTGGCGGATGGTCCAGGATTTGCTCGGTCATGCCTCTCGCGAGACGACCGTCGAGCACTACCTCGCCCCTGTTGCTGACCTCCAGCTGCGGTCACTGCTGGCTACGGCTTCCGTGTCGGAGGCCGGTGAGGCACCGGGATCACTGGATTCGGTCTTCGCGCGGCTGGCCCGTGAAGCCGAGGGCATCCAGGATATCGACGACCGGATGCAGGTGGTCTCATGA
- a CDS encoding ComEA family DNA-binding protein, giving the protein MASRSHRATSGPGRAPASDGRVRRAAGSGPGRRRRITGRAEATAAAARSRADALMAGGYGGRVARGGTGAAPALPSASVPAPASGASRAGDGDADTEVTEPVPTVPAAAPVGRRAAALFAVRERLPMWVQLRCGLEPKTLAALAVVLVAAAVFAGMHFWSARPEGVRAPDVVGGAVHAAGLPTDADTAPDAEGAGRPEPSPGPAPAATTGGQIVVDVSGKVRSPGLRRLPSGSRVDDALQAAGGVRPGTDLAGLNRARVLMDGEQIVVGAPPAPVPAAGAPTASGGPAGPVSLNTATADQLEGLPGVGPVLAQHIVDYRTQHGGFRSVDELREVNGIGARRFADLRPLVRP; this is encoded by the coding sequence ATGGCTTCCCGATCACATCGTGCAACCAGCGGGCCCGGACGTGCCCCGGCTTCCGACGGCCGCGTCCGGCGGGCGGCGGGCTCCGGACCGGGGCGCCGCCGACGGATCACGGGCCGCGCCGAGGCTACGGCTGCGGCGGCGCGCAGCCGGGCCGATGCGCTCATGGCGGGCGGGTACGGGGGACGCGTCGCGCGAGGGGGGACGGGCGCGGCCCCGGCTCTGCCGTCCGCCTCGGTTCCCGCTCCGGCTTCCGGCGCATCGCGGGCCGGGGACGGCGATGCGGATACGGAGGTGACCGAACCGGTCCCGACGGTACCGGCCGCGGCTCCCGTGGGGCGGCGGGCGGCGGCTCTGTTCGCGGTACGGGAGCGGCTGCCGATGTGGGTGCAGCTCCGATGCGGCCTGGAACCGAAGACCCTCGCCGCGCTCGCGGTGGTCCTGGTCGCCGCCGCCGTGTTCGCCGGGATGCACTTCTGGTCCGCCCGGCCCGAGGGCGTACGGGCTCCGGACGTGGTGGGTGGGGCGGTGCACGCCGCCGGGCTGCCGACCGACGCGGATACGGCCCCGGACGCGGAGGGCGCGGGGCGGCCCGAGCCGTCCCCCGGTCCCGCACCCGCCGCCACGACGGGCGGGCAGATCGTCGTGGACGTGAGCGGGAAGGTGCGGAGCCCGGGGCTGCGGCGGCTGCCGTCCGGTTCACGGGTGGACGACGCGTTGCAGGCGGCGGGCGGGGTGCGGCCCGGGACGGACCTGGCGGGTCTCAACAGGGCGCGGGTGCTCATGGACGGCGAGCAGATCGTGGTGGGCGCCCCGCCGGCCCCGGTCCCGGCGGCGGGTGCTCCCACCGCCTCCGGCGGTCCCGCCGGGCCGGTGAGCCTGAACACGGCGACGGCGGACCAGCTGGAGGGGCTTCCGGGCGTGGGCCCCGTGCTGGCCCAGCACATCGTCGACTACCGCACCCAGCACGGCGGATTCCGGTCCGTCGACGAACTCCGCGAGGTCAACGGGATCGGCGCCCGCCGGTTCGCCGATCTGCGCCCCCTGGTGCGGCCGTGA
- a CDS encoding DegV family protein has protein sequence MSRHVAIVTDSTAYLPPDTMRRHGITAVPLTVVLGDQALEEGTEISARSLAVALQKRRSVTTSRPSPEVFAATYRAAAEAGASGIVSLHLSAEFSGTYDAAVLAAKDAPVPVRVVDTGMVAMALGFCALSAAEAAEAGGGPDEAVAAAEKRASGTSAYFYVDTLDYLRRGGRIGAAQALLGSALAVKPLLQLEGGRIEPLEKVRTASKAIARLEEIVAERAGGGAVDIAVHHLAAPERAERLAERLRERVPGLVDLHVSEVGAVIGAHTGPGLLAAVVSPR, from the coding sequence ATGTCCCGCCATGTCGCCATCGTCACCGATTCAACGGCCTACCTGCCGCCCGACACGATGCGGCGGCACGGCATCACCGCGGTGCCGCTGACCGTGGTCCTGGGCGATCAGGCCCTGGAGGAGGGCACCGAGATCTCGGCCCGCTCCCTGGCGGTGGCCCTCCAGAAACGCCGTTCCGTCACGACTTCCCGGCCCAGCCCGGAAGTCTTCGCCGCCACCTACCGGGCGGCCGCGGAGGCCGGTGCGAGCGGCATCGTCTCGCTCCATCTGTCGGCGGAGTTCTCCGGCACCTACGACGCGGCGGTGCTCGCGGCCAAGGACGCCCCGGTGCCGGTGCGGGTGGTGGACACGGGGATGGTCGCGATGGCCCTCGGGTTCTGTGCCCTGTCGGCCGCCGAGGCCGCCGAGGCGGGCGGGGGTCCGGACGAGGCGGTGGCGGCCGCCGAGAAGCGCGCGTCGGGCACGTCCGCGTACTTCTACGTCGACACCCTGGACTACCTGCGCCGTGGGGGCCGGATCGGCGCCGCGCAGGCCCTGCTCGGCTCGGCCCTCGCGGTCAAGCCGCTGCTCCAGCTGGAGGGCGGCCGGATCGAGCCGCTGGAGAAGGTCCGGACGGCCTCGAAGGCGATCGCCCGGCTGGAGGAGATCGTCGCGGAACGCGCGGGCGGCGGGGCCGTGGACATCGCCGTGCACCACCTCGCGGCGCCCGAGCGGGCGGAGCGGCTGGCCGAGCGGTTGCGGGAGCGCGTGCCCGGACTGGTGGACCTGCACGTCAGCGAGGTGGGCGCGGTGATCGGCGCGCACACCGGGCCGGGGCTGCTGGCCGCGGTGGTGTCGCCGCGCTGA
- the leuS gene encoding leucine--tRNA ligase, with amino-acid sequence MSETNSAADVAAPHRYTAAMAADIEARWQDFWDAEGTYEAPNPTGDLAGDPELAAKPKKFIMDMFPYPSGAGLHVGHPLGYIATDVFARHQRMTGHNVLHTLGFDAFGLPAEQYAVQTGTHPRISTEANIENMTAQLRRLGLGHDKRRSFATIESEYYKWTQWIFLQIFNSWYDTEADRARPIAELVAQFESGERATPDGRDWNALSAAERADVLGGYRLAYASDAPVNWSPGLGTVLANEEVTADGRSERGNFPVFKAKLRQWNMRITAYADRLLNDLDGLDWPEAIKLQQRNWIGRSEGARVDFPVDGAGSVTVFTTRQDTLFGATYMVLAPEHELVERIIPAAWPEGTHPVWTGGHATPAEAVTAYRKQAASKSDVERQAEAKDKTGVFTGAYATNPVSGEQIPVFIADYVLMGYGTGAIMAVPAHDARDFAFARAFELPVRCVVEPSDDRGTDASTWEDAFASYDAKLVNSSNDEISLNGLGVADAKARITEWLKEHGVGEGTVNFRLRDWLFSRQRYWGEPFPIVYDEEGIAHPLPESMLPLELPEVDDYSPRTFDPDDADTQPETPLSRNAEWVNVTLDLGDGPKKYRRETNTMPNWAGSCWYELRYLDPNNSEKLVDPAIEEYWMGPREGQPTGGVDLYVGGAEHAVLHLLYARFWSKVLHDLGHVSSAEPFHKLYNQGMIQAFVYRDSRGIAVPAAEVEERDGAYYYQGEKVSRVLGKMGKSLKNAVTPDEICSEFGADTLRLYEMAMGPLDVSRPWDTRAVVGQYRLLQRLWRNIVDEETGEVTVVDSEPGEDTLRALHKAIDGVGGDMAGMRFNTAIAKVTELNNHLTKAGGPLPRPVAEALVLLVAPLAPHIAEELWRRLGHTESVVHQDFPVADPAYVVDETVTCVVQIKGKVRARLEISPSITDAELEALALADPAVVAALDGAGIRKVIVRAPKLVNIVPA; translated from the coding sequence ATGAGCGAGACGAATTCCGCAGCCGACGTTGCTGCGCCGCACCGCTACACGGCAGCGATGGCCGCCGACATCGAGGCACGCTGGCAGGACTTCTGGGACGCCGAGGGCACGTACGAGGCACCCAACCCGACCGGTGACCTGGCGGGCGACCCGGAGCTGGCCGCCAAGCCCAAGAAGTTCATCATGGACATGTTCCCGTACCCCTCGGGCGCGGGGCTGCACGTCGGCCACCCGTTGGGCTACATCGCCACCGATGTCTTCGCCCGCCACCAGCGGATGACCGGGCACAACGTCCTGCACACCCTGGGCTTCGACGCCTTCGGCCTGCCCGCGGAGCAGTACGCCGTTCAGACCGGCACCCACCCGCGGATCTCCACCGAGGCCAACATCGAGAACATGACGGCGCAGCTGCGCCGACTGGGCCTGGGCCACGACAAGCGCCGCTCGTTCGCCACGATCGAGTCCGAGTACTACAAGTGGACCCAGTGGATCTTCCTGCAGATCTTCAACTCCTGGTACGACACCGAGGCGGACCGCGCCCGGCCGATCGCCGAGCTGGTCGCCCAGTTCGAGAGCGGCGAGCGCGCCACCCCCGACGGCCGTGACTGGAACGCGCTGAGCGCCGCCGAGCGCGCCGACGTCCTGGGCGGGTACCGGCTGGCCTACGCCTCCGACGCGCCGGTCAACTGGTCGCCCGGCCTGGGCACCGTGCTGGCCAACGAGGAGGTCACCGCCGACGGCCGCTCCGAGCGCGGCAACTTCCCCGTCTTCAAGGCCAAGCTGCGCCAGTGGAACATGCGCATCACCGCCTACGCCGACCGGCTGCTGAACGACCTGGACGGGCTGGACTGGCCCGAGGCCATCAAGCTGCAGCAGCGCAACTGGATCGGCCGCTCCGAGGGCGCGCGCGTCGACTTCCCGGTCGACGGCGCGGGCAGCGTCACCGTCTTCACCACCCGCCAGGACACCCTGTTCGGCGCCACCTACATGGTGCTGGCGCCGGAGCACGAGCTGGTCGAGCGGATCATTCCCGCCGCCTGGCCCGAGGGCACCCACCCGGTCTGGACGGGCGGCCACGCCACCCCGGCCGAGGCGGTCACCGCGTACCGCAAGCAGGCCGCGTCCAAGTCCGACGTCGAGCGGCAGGCCGAGGCCAAGGACAAGACCGGCGTCTTCACCGGCGCGTACGCCACCAACCCCGTCAGCGGCGAGCAGATCCCCGTCTTCATCGCCGACTACGTCCTGATGGGCTACGGCACCGGCGCGATCATGGCCGTACCGGCGCACGACGCACGCGACTTCGCCTTCGCGCGCGCCTTCGAGCTGCCGGTGCGCTGCGTCGTCGAGCCGTCGGACGACCGCGGCACGGACGCCTCGACGTGGGAGGACGCCTTCGCCTCGTACGACGCGAAGTTGGTCAACTCCTCCAACGACGAGATCTCGCTGAACGGTCTGGGCGTCGCCGACGCCAAGGCGCGCATCACCGAGTGGCTGAAGGAGCACGGCGTCGGCGAGGGCACCGTCAACTTCCGGCTGCGCGACTGGCTGTTCAGCCGCCAGCGCTACTGGGGCGAGCCCTTCCCGATCGTGTACGACGAGGAGGGCATCGCCCACCCGCTGCCCGAGTCGATGCTGCCGCTGGAGCTGCCCGAGGTCGACGACTACTCGCCGCGCACCTTCGACCCGGACGACGCCGACACCCAGCCCGAGACCCCGCTGTCGCGCAACGCCGAGTGGGTCAACGTCACGCTGGACCTGGGCGACGGCCCGAAGAAGTACCGCCGCGAGACCAACACCATGCCCAACTGGGCCGGCTCCTGCTGGTACGAGCTGCGCTACCTGGACCCGAACAACTCCGAGAAGCTGGTCGACCCGGCCATCGAGGAGTACTGGATGGGCCCGCGCGAGGGGCAGCCGACCGGCGGCGTCGACCTGTACGTGGGCGGTGCCGAGCACGCCGTGCTGCACCTGCTGTACGCCCGCTTCTGGTCCAAGGTCCTGCACGACCTGGGCCACGTCTCGTCCGCCGAGCCGTTCCACAAGCTGTACAACCAGGGCATGATCCAGGCGTTCGTCTACCGGGACAGCCGCGGCATCGCCGTCCCGGCCGCCGAGGTCGAGGAGCGCGACGGGGCGTACTACTACCAGGGCGAGAAGGTCTCCCGCGTCCTGGGCAAGATGGGCAAGTCCCTGAAGAACGCCGTCACGCCCGACGAGATCTGCTCCGAGTTCGGTGCGGACACCCTGCGCCTGTACGAGATGGCGATGGGCCCCCTGGACGTGTCGCGGCCCTGGGACACGCGTGCGGTCGTCGGCCAGTACCGGCTGCTGCAGCGGCTGTGGCGCAACATCGTGGACGAGGAGACCGGCGAGGTCACCGTCGTCGACTCCGAGCCCGGCGAGGACACGCTGCGTGCGCTGCACAAGGCGATCGACGGCGTCGGCGGCGACATGGCCGGCATGCGGTTCAACACGGCGATCGCCAAGGTCACCGAGCTGAACAACCACCTGACCAAGGCGGGCGGCCCGCTGCCCCGCCCGGTCGCCGAGGCCCTGGTGCTGCTGGTGGCGCCGCTGGCCCCGCACATCGCCGAGGAGCTGTGGCGCCGGCTGGGCCACACGGAGTCGGTCGTGCACCAGGACTTCCCGGTGGCCGACCCGGCGTACGTCGTGGACGAGACCGTGACCTGCGTGGTCCAGATCAAGGGCAAGGTCAGGGCGCGGCTGGAGATCTCCCCGTCGATCACGGACGCGGAGCTGGAGGCCCTGGCCCTGGCCGACCCGGCCGTCGTCGCCGCGCTGGACGGGGCGGGCATCCGCAAGGTGATCGTCCGCGCGCCGAAGCTGGTGAACATCGTTCCCGCCTAG
- a CDS encoding MFS transporter, translated as MVLTAQFMAMLDIFIVNVAAPTIRTELGASGAGLQLVVAGYTISYAVLLVAGARLGGVFGHGRAHLAGLAVFTAASLACGLAADSGQLIAFRVIQGVGAAVMIPQVLSLIQQHFTGAARVRAIGAYSAVLATGAAAGQVVGGVLVSVDLFGAGWRPVFLVNVPIGLVLLVLGARVLPGEPRTGRARREARARGFDPVGLVVLALGVTLLTVPLVLGQELGWPAWTWMCLLACAVVLAGFVAYETRLAARGGAPLIAPRVLRLPGIAVASVRILLVMATNAGFLFTLTLHLQGGLGHSALRAGLMCAPTAAAFGAAGLTWRRWPARLQRALVPGGFVVMAAGEVVIGLVLRGGDGGGLVLYAGFVLMGTGMALAFSPNLAGALANVRPEDAADASGVLVTVTQLGQVIGVATIGTLYLNRLGAPGPQGSGHALWVCELVLVAAACAGAAAGLVRRRRRAAAPAG; from the coding sequence GTGGTGCTCACGGCCCAGTTCATGGCCATGTTGGACATCTTCATCGTCAACGTCGCCGCCCCGACGATCCGTACCGAACTCGGCGCGTCCGGGGCCGGACTGCAGCTGGTGGTGGCCGGATACACCATCTCGTACGCCGTCCTCCTCGTCGCCGGTGCCCGGCTCGGCGGCGTGTTCGGCCACGGCCGCGCGCATCTGGCCGGACTCGCGGTCTTCACCGCGGCCTCGCTCGCCTGCGGACTGGCGGCGGACTCGGGCCAGTTGATCGCGTTCCGGGTGATCCAGGGGGTGGGCGCCGCGGTGATGATCCCGCAGGTGCTCAGCCTGATCCAGCAGCACTTCACCGGGGCGGCGCGGGTCCGTGCGATCGGCGCCTACAGCGCCGTGCTGGCCACGGGGGCCGCCGCCGGGCAGGTCGTGGGCGGGGTGCTGGTGAGCGTCGACCTGTTCGGGGCGGGCTGGCGGCCGGTCTTCCTCGTCAACGTGCCGATCGGGCTCGTTCTGCTGGTGCTCGGCGCTCGTGTGCTGCCGGGGGAGCCTCGTACCGGGCGGGCCCGGCGCGAGGCGCGGGCGCGCGGGTTCGACCCGGTGGGCCTGGTCGTGCTCGCTCTGGGCGTCACCCTGCTGACCGTCCCCCTGGTGCTCGGGCAGGAACTGGGCTGGCCGGCCTGGACCTGGATGTGCCTGCTCGCCTGCGCGGTGGTCCTCGCCGGCTTCGTGGCGTACGAGACGAGGCTCGCCGCGAGGGGCGGTGCGCCCCTGATCGCGCCCCGGGTGCTCCGGTTGCCCGGAATCGCCGTGGCGTCGGTGCGCATCCTGCTCGTGATGGCCACCAACGCGGGCTTCCTCTTCACGCTGACCCTGCACCTCCAGGGCGGCCTCGGTCACTCGGCACTGCGCGCGGGGCTGATGTGCGCGCCGACCGCGGCGGCCTTCGGGGCGGCCGGGCTGACATGGCGGCGGTGGCCCGCACGGCTGCAACGGGCCCTGGTCCCGGGCGGCTTCGTGGTGATGGCCGCCGGCGAGGTCGTGATCGGTCTGGTGCTGCGGGGCGGCGACGGCGGCGGCCTCGTGCTGTACGCGGGTTTCGTGCTGATGGGCACGGGTATGGCTCTCGCGTTCAGCCCGAACCTCGCGGGCGCCCTGGCGAACGTACGGCCCGAGGACGCCGCCGACGCCAGTGGTGTCCTGGTGACCGTGACCCAGCTCGGCCAGGTCATCGGCGTCGCCACCATCGGCACCCTCTACCTCAACCGCCTCGGTGCACCGGGGCCGCAGGGCTCCGGTCACGCGCTGTGGGTCTGCGAACTGGTCCTGGTCGCGGCGGCCTGCGCGGGGGCCGCGGCGGGGCTCGTACGGCGTCGGCGGCGGGCGGCGGCTCCGGCGGGCTGA
- a CDS encoding helix-turn-helix transcriptional regulator has protein sequence MTTVTTQQHTRRGGPATGRRPELAAFLRSRRARVTPADVGMAPGLRRRTPGLRREEVAQLSGVGVTWYTWLEQGRPINASPQVLDAVARTLRLDPPEREHLYELAGVAFLPGRESDIVEVGEEIQGIIDALDPLPAVVYNARYDVLATNPGYRDLFGIPPMKGTLVRNALWSLFTASEDDCPVVHRSQELPLMAATLRSGYGRHVGEPAWETFIEALSEASPYFAQLWRSGDVLPPGRRVKVFRHRAVTGEIRMTSVSLTVNGLPECRIVTYTPADEESRRLLAVLRTRRRGPAARP, from the coding sequence GTGACGACGGTGACGACACAGCAGCACACACGGCGGGGCGGACCGGCGACGGGCAGGCGGCCGGAGCTCGCCGCCTTCCTGCGCAGCCGCCGGGCCCGGGTGACCCCGGCCGACGTGGGCATGGCCCCGGGCTTACGGCGCCGCACGCCGGGGCTGCGCCGCGAGGAGGTCGCCCAGCTCTCCGGCGTCGGTGTCACCTGGTACACGTGGCTGGAGCAGGGCCGCCCGATCAACGCGTCGCCGCAGGTCCTGGACGCCGTGGCACGGACGCTCCGGCTGGACCCGCCCGAGCGCGAGCACCTCTACGAGCTGGCCGGGGTCGCCTTTCTGCCGGGCCGGGAGTCCGACATCGTCGAGGTCGGCGAGGAGATCCAGGGCATCATCGACGCGCTCGACCCGCTCCCCGCGGTCGTCTACAACGCGCGCTACGACGTGCTGGCGACCAACCCCGGCTACCGCGACCTCTTCGGCATCCCTCCCATGAAGGGAACCCTGGTCCGCAACGCCCTGTGGTCGCTGTTCACGGCCTCGGAGGACGACTGTCCCGTCGTCCACCGCAGCCAGGAGCTGCCCCTGATGGCGGCGACCCTGCGCAGCGGTTACGGGCGCCATGTGGGCGAGCCGGCGTGGGAGACGTTCATCGAGGCGCTGTCGGAGGCCAGCCCCTACTTCGCGCAGCTGTGGCGCAGCGGGGACGTCCTGCCGCCGGGGCGGCGCGTGAAGGTCTTCCGGCACCGGGCGGTGACCGGCGAGATACGGATGACGTCGGTGTCGCTGACGGTCAACGGGCTGCCGGAGTGCCGCATCGTCACGTACACGCCGGCCGACGAGGAGAGCAGGCGACTGCTCGCGGTCCTGCGGACGCGACGCCGGGGCCCCGCGGCCCGCCCCTGA